In one window of Candidatus Lernaella stagnicola DNA:
- a CDS encoding GspE/PulE family protein produces MADNVADFDFGPYEVDPESVRLLPQMFCLTHDVLILGKVEPDGKSPVVVGLSNPNDLDTLDAITRVMRGRRVMPVKVSADKIQKALAAAYGLDNVARVVTEQQDLPQDQKEGEVVLGGEEPGEEPTDKGKRRISSAQIESEDNAPIKRIVNEVLIDALRRGATDIHIENFRYESVTRVKIDGMLERVRSAINKSNVEEIVNRIKVMARLDISEKRAPQDGRITLPVNQGGRIYEVPFRISIIPGPSGEDVVLRILDKSMAPIDLELLGFSSKELEVFKQLLRNPQGLILNSGPTGSGKTTTLYASLKFINNPHIKILSAEDPIEYDLDDVCQKQVGPRLDFAELARAFLRHDPDVLLIGEIRDAETADVASKAAQTGHLVLSTVHTSDAVSAISRLVGLDLGYDTVASVLLGVLSQRLVRRVCRHCAETDLPDTKIRKLFGDLVEGIEFVKGAGCDRCNHTGYRGRIGLFELFVVDEAIQQAIQIERPLSEIVHMARENGMRPLVMDGVMKVKHKLTTLEEIMRVVPYRQIVSQSVHLRSGSKRA; encoded by the coding sequence ATGGCTGACAACGTAGCCGATTTCGACTTCGGACCCTACGAAGTGGATCCGGAAAGCGTGCGCTTATTGCCGCAAATGTTTTGTTTGACTCACGACGTGTTGATTCTCGGCAAAGTCGAACCGGACGGTAAATCGCCGGTCGTTGTCGGGCTTTCCAATCCGAACGACCTGGATACCCTCGACGCGATCACCCGCGTGATGCGCGGCCGCCGCGTGATGCCGGTGAAGGTGTCGGCCGACAAAATCCAGAAGGCGCTGGCCGCCGCGTACGGGCTGGACAACGTCGCGCGCGTCGTAACCGAGCAGCAAGACCTGCCGCAGGATCAAAAAGAGGGCGAGGTCGTCCTGGGCGGCGAGGAGCCCGGCGAAGAACCGACCGATAAGGGGAAGCGGCGCATTTCCTCCGCGCAGATCGAAAGTGAGGACAACGCCCCGATCAAGCGCATTGTCAACGAAGTGTTGATCGACGCCCTGCGCCGCGGTGCGACGGATATCCATATCGAAAATTTCCGCTACGAGTCGGTCACGCGCGTCAAGATCGACGGCATGCTGGAACGCGTGCGATCGGCCATCAACAAGTCGAACGTGGAAGAAATCGTCAACCGCATCAAGGTGATGGCCCGCCTGGATATCAGCGAAAAACGCGCGCCGCAAGACGGCAGAATCACGCTGCCGGTCAACCAAGGCGGGCGAATTTACGAAGTGCCGTTTCGCATCTCGATTATCCCCGGGCCGAGCGGCGAAGACGTCGTGCTGCGCATCCTGGACAAGTCGATGGCTCCGATCGATCTGGAATTGCTGGGCTTCTCCAGCAAGGAACTGGAAGTTTTCAAGCAACTGCTGCGCAACCCGCAGGGCTTGATCCTCAATTCCGGCCCGACCGGCTCGGGCAAAACCACGACCCTGTATGCCAGCCTCAAGTTCATCAACAATCCGCACATCAAAATCTTGTCGGCCGAAGACCCCATCGAGTACGACCTAGACGACGTGTGCCAAAAACAGGTCGGACCCCGATTGGATTTCGCCGAGCTGGCCCGCGCTTTCCTGCGCCACGACCCCGATGTGCTGCTCATCGGCGAGATTCGCGACGCCGAAACTGCCGACGTGGCATCCAAAGCGGCGCAAACCGGCCACCTCGTGTTGTCGACCGTCCACACCAGCGACGCTGTGTCGGCCATTTCCCGCCTGGTGGGGCTGGATTTGGGCTATGACACCGTTGCGTCGGTTTTGCTCGGCGTGCTCAGCCAGCGCCTCGTGCGGCGGGTTTGCCGGCATTGCGCCGAAACCGACCTTCCCGACACAAAAATCCGCAAACTCTTCGGCGATTTGGTCGAAGGCATCGAGTTCGTCAAAGGCGCCGGCTGCGACCGCTGCAACCACACGGGATATCGAGGTCGCATCGGCCTGTTCGAATTATTCGTCGTCGATGAGGCGATCCAACAGGCGATACAAATCGAGCGTCCGTTGTCCGAAATCGTTCACATGGCCCGGGAAAACGGCATGCGCCCGCTGGTCATGGACGGCGTGATGAAGGTCAAACACAAACTCACGACCCTGGAAGAAATCATGCGCGTGGTGCCCTACCGGCAGATTGTCAGCCAATCGGTTCATCTCAGAAGCGGGAGCAAGAGGGCGTAA
- a CDS encoding bifunctional 3-deoxy-7-phosphoheptulonate synthase/chorismate mutase produces the protein MTSPELEKLRFEINKVNAELLRLLARRGTLVEEIGRLKQTKRIDMYDPVREAEQLGAIVEQNPGPFSDATIKHLFTEIFRASLDLMYGNREKGLRVSRAFRREDTVFEVGGVTIGGEAQLIAGPCSVESEDQLMRTAAHVASRGVRLLRGGAHKPRTSPYSFQGIGDEGYRWMAKAAKTYGMVSVSEVMDEAGVAAAAPHIDILQIGARNMANFRLLEAVREVGKPVLLKRGIAATYEELLFAAEYLIAGTDKIILCERGIRTFETWTRNTLDIAAVPILRGASHLPVCVDVSHAAGRKDILAPLARAALASGANLVMCEVHPAPDFALSDSHQQLDFDQFDDLCREIAALCPACCDSGKIT, from the coding sequence ATGACATCTCCGGAACTGGAAAAACTTCGCTTCGAAATCAACAAGGTCAACGCGGAATTGCTGCGCTTGCTGGCCCGGCGCGGCACCCTCGTCGAGGAAATCGGCCGCCTCAAGCAAACCAAGCGCATCGACATGTACGACCCGGTCCGTGAAGCCGAGCAGCTCGGCGCGATCGTCGAACAGAATCCCGGCCCGTTTTCCGACGCAACGATCAAGCACCTGTTTACGGAGATATTTCGCGCCAGCCTCGATCTCATGTACGGGAACCGCGAAAAAGGCCTGCGCGTCAGCCGCGCCTTTCGTCGTGAAGATACGGTTTTCGAAGTGGGCGGCGTCACCATCGGCGGCGAGGCGCAGTTGATCGCCGGCCCGTGTTCGGTGGAATCCGAAGACCAACTCATGCGCACCGCGGCCCACGTGGCAAGTCGCGGCGTGCGGTTACTGCGCGGCGGGGCGCACAAACCGCGCACCAGCCCCTACAGCTTCCAAGGCATCGGGGACGAAGGATACCGATGGATGGCGAAGGCCGCCAAGACATACGGCATGGTCAGCGTCAGTGAGGTGATGGACGAAGCGGGCGTCGCGGCCGCCGCGCCGCACATCGACATCCTGCAAATCGGCGCGCGCAACATGGCCAATTTCCGGCTGCTCGAAGCGGTTCGGGAAGTGGGCAAGCCGGTGCTGCTCAAACGCGGCATCGCCGCCACGTACGAGGAACTACTGTTCGCCGCCGAATATCTGATTGCGGGAACCGACAAGATCATCCTCTGCGAGCGCGGCATCCGCACCTTCGAAACCTGGACGCGCAACACCTTGGACATCGCCGCTGTGCCGATCCTTCGCGGCGCCAGCCACCTGCCGGTGTGCGTCGATGTCAGCCACGCCGCCGGGCGTAAGGACATCCTCGCGCCGCTGGCTCGCGCCGCCCTGGCCTCGGGCGCCAACTTGGTGATGTGCGAAGTGCATCCCGCGCCGGATTTCGCCCTCAGCGACTCCCACCAGCAGCTCGATTTCGACCAGTTCGATGACCTTTGCCGCGAAATAGCCGCGCTGTGTCCGGCATGCTGCGATTCAGGGAAGATAACCTAA
- a CDS encoding glycosyltransferase, producing MLDLAGRRVLITTAHKNIRSGGSIQLFLLARSLVRAGARVDAVFNHRAGATQSESNLLLLNDLGINVHFLRFSRWYSPAQVLAFRKLLRAGRYDIVHSHKGSDLSLALLASWGMAIPCLVNTRGVNFRLGLNRFKYRSLRLDRIIVVSKNSKAVMVDCGVPAEKIRVIYGGVDTDRFRPQPDLREVVRNELGLPADAQVSVVAANLVRQKGHGDYLKAAALLKQDHPALYHVFAGGGDQSDLQAKAAALGVADRVVFAGFRTDMERVYAACDFSVMPSFAGEGVSGVLREAMACGLPVITTDVGGNAELVVHEKYGLVTPVRDPEALAGAMAGLVKNPAYSQALAAAGRRFVLDRFSAESRARQIFALYEHVLQSKKRG from the coding sequence ATGCTGGACCTGGCCGGGCGCCGCGTACTGATCACGACCGCCCACAAGAATATCCGGTCGGGCGGTAGTATCCAGCTTTTCCTGCTCGCCCGCAGTTTGGTGCGCGCCGGGGCGCGGGTTGACGCCGTTTTCAACCATCGAGCCGGCGCAACGCAGAGCGAATCCAACCTGTTGTTGTTGAACGATCTGGGCATCAACGTGCATTTCCTGCGTTTCAGCCGCTGGTACAGCCCGGCGCAAGTCCTCGCGTTTCGTAAGCTCCTGCGAGCCGGGCGGTACGATATCGTGCACTCCCACAAAGGCAGCGACCTCTCGCTGGCGCTGCTGGCCTCGTGGGGCATGGCCATTCCCTGTTTGGTCAATACGCGCGGCGTGAATTTTCGCCTGGGACTCAATCGTTTCAAATACCGCAGCCTGCGGCTGGACCGCATCATCGTGGTCAGCAAAAACAGCAAGGCGGTGATGGTCGATTGCGGGGTGCCCGCCGAAAAAATCCGCGTGATTTACGGCGGCGTCGACACCGACCGTTTTCGACCGCAACCGGACCTCCGCGAGGTCGTTCGCAACGAACTAGGTTTGCCCGCCGACGCCCAGGTCAGCGTTGTGGCCGCGAATCTGGTTCGCCAGAAAGGCCACGGCGACTACCTGAAAGCCGCGGCGTTGTTGAAGCAGGACCATCCGGCGCTCTATCACGTCTTTGCCGGGGGCGGTGATCAAAGCGACCTGCAAGCCAAGGCGGCGGCGTTGGGCGTGGCGGATCGGGTCGTCTTCGCCGGTTTTCGAACCGATATGGAGCGGGTCTACGCGGCGTGCGATTTCTCGGTCATGCCCAGCTTCGCCGGGGAGGGCGTCTCGGGCGTGCTGCGTGAGGCAATGGCCTGCGGCCTGCCGGTGATCACCACCGATGTCGGCGGCAACGCGGAACTCGTCGTCCACGAAAAATACGGACTGGTCACACCCGTCCGCGACCCCGAAGCGCTCGCCGGCGCGATGGCGGGCCTCGTGAAAAACCCGGCTTACTCCCAGGCGCTTGCGGCGGCGGGCCGGCGATTCGTGCTTGATCGTTTTTCGGCCGAAAGTCGCGCGCGGCAAATCTTCGCCTTGTATGAGCACGTCCTGCAAAGCAAAAAGAGAGGATGA
- a CDS encoding UvrD-helicase domain-containing protein has protein sequence MSKPPPAADQAARDYVIGDRAHNLWVEAGAGTGKTTLLVERILSLLLDDTRPLRLQRVAAITFTEKAAGELKVKIRQEIEKRLVDSNYETRRDVLTTALRDLETAAIGTLHSFAGMLIRERPVEAKIDPRAATLDQGQHDGLMTEVFDQWFDELVHDASPPPVFGWYLRDKNYSKRRDENDWLWTLAKAVVANADVLLSASLPPPADPEIERLWETIREEAPRALEHARGVAKKQDDKAILQLEAFLAGLAEVPAPSTGDAFFDATASLPKFNLGSGNKQTKENRSLLREHVDQITTVRHDTKMRELFELARDYARRFEAERERRGALSFQDLLVKAAAMLREDKDVRAYFQGRFDAVLIDEFQDTDPLQVEVAFFLCEKGARADTVGDVELESGKLMVVGDPKQSIYRFRRADIEVYENTKKHLLDNADPTLITVNFRCAAGIIETVNGMFEHLMELDPERPVSPDYIALQTGRSAWPTTAGVTFLMPDEPAGSAGEVCQREFAAVADWLRRNQAAGLEVFDRKLNNGQGGMRPMSWSDVAILDRRTSNFNELEQALRRAGVPYRTEGGKVFYSREEIAAVVCGITALEDADDSAALAQWLGSDLVGFADQDLLGHFLARGDKQFSYMDLDEDLLDPVADALRHMRRLHERRNRVGCAATVRGLFDAFSALPQAYTLPRAEVAVANLHKVLDAARGADRDGLRFDQFVRQWRDAFNEQRDESDFVVTEDADDVVHIMTIHKAKGLDWPIVVLIDLGGDVTRRYDTVLFRRQTGELAVRVKKGYETANYNAMSDVEYEFEDAERVRQLYVAMTRAQDHLLVPLFGKVKKKKAPQKGYLKFLVKAEVIDDEITMLKPCGAAVQTVTVADLDTDLAHYWRLPQEFRDRPLSKTERAVFEPWLHYRPTTLPPLPPPVEFRPPSEHAGGPPVGGTSYGLAMGQAFHVLVERVDLADPLADDESLRAVAAESELDDEQTQTLHRWLRNLTAMPEFTAATAGRVWREASFTWTNSEGVAYAGQIDMLAETADGLWVLDYKTDGVNPEQVEARAAFYESQGRVYRDAVRSLAGVEAVRMVLCFVDAAVTVEIS, from the coding sequence ATGAGTAAGCCGCCGCCCGCCGCCGACCAGGCCGCGCGCGATTACGTCATCGGCGACCGCGCCCACAACCTGTGGGTGGAGGCCGGGGCGGGTACCGGCAAGACAACGCTGCTGGTCGAGCGGATCCTGTCTTTGCTGCTGGACGACACGCGGCCACTGCGCCTGCAGCGCGTCGCGGCGATCACCTTCACGGAAAAAGCGGCCGGGGAACTCAAGGTCAAAATTCGCCAAGAGATCGAGAAACGGCTGGTCGACTCCAACTACGAAACACGCCGCGACGTGTTGACCACCGCCCTGCGCGATTTGGAAACCGCCGCCATCGGCACGCTGCATTCCTTTGCCGGGATGCTGATCCGCGAGCGACCCGTCGAGGCGAAAATCGATCCGCGGGCCGCGACGCTCGACCAAGGTCAACACGACGGGTTGATGACCGAAGTGTTCGACCAGTGGTTTGACGAACTGGTGCACGATGCATCTCCGCCGCCGGTTTTCGGCTGGTATCTGCGCGATAAGAATTACAGCAAGCGGCGCGACGAGAACGACTGGTTGTGGACGCTGGCCAAGGCGGTTGTCGCCAACGCCGACGTGCTGCTAAGTGCGAGTTTGCCGCCACCGGCGGATCCGGAAATCGAGCGTTTGTGGGAAACGATACGTGAGGAAGCGCCGCGCGCCCTCGAACATGCAAGGGGCGTCGCGAAGAAACAAGATGACAAGGCGATTCTTCAACTGGAAGCCTTTTTAGCCGGGCTGGCCGAGGTTCCCGCACCGTCGACCGGCGACGCGTTTTTTGACGCCACCGCATCGTTGCCGAAATTCAATTTGGGAAGTGGTAACAAACAGACGAAGGAAAACCGAAGTCTCTTGCGTGAGCACGTGGATCAGATAACGACCGTGCGCCACGATACCAAAATGCGCGAACTGTTCGAACTGGCGCGGGATTATGCGCGGCGTTTCGAGGCCGAACGGGAACGGCGCGGCGCGCTTAGTTTCCAGGATCTGCTGGTCAAGGCCGCGGCGATGCTGCGCGAGGACAAGGACGTACGCGCTTACTTCCAAGGTCGCTTTGACGCCGTGCTGATCGACGAGTTTCAGGACACCGATCCGCTGCAGGTCGAGGTTGCGTTCTTCTTGTGCGAGAAGGGCGCGCGCGCCGATACCGTCGGCGACGTGGAACTGGAATCGGGCAAGCTGATGGTCGTCGGCGACCCCAAGCAGTCGATTTACCGCTTCCGGCGGGCCGATATCGAGGTGTATGAAAACACCAAAAAACATTTGCTCGACAACGCCGACCCGACACTGATCACCGTCAATTTCCGCTGCGCCGCGGGCATCATCGAAACCGTCAACGGTATGTTCGAACACTTGATGGAGTTGGACCCCGAGCGGCCCGTCAGCCCGGACTACATCGCGCTGCAAACCGGTCGCTCGGCATGGCCCACCACCGCCGGGGTGACCTTCCTGATGCCCGACGAGCCGGCGGGCAGCGCCGGGGAGGTTTGTCAGCGGGAATTCGCGGCGGTCGCCGATTGGCTGCGACGCAACCAAGCGGCAGGGCTGGAAGTGTTCGACCGCAAGCTCAACAACGGGCAGGGCGGCATGCGCCCCATGTCCTGGAGCGACGTGGCGATTCTCGACCGCCGAACGTCCAATTTCAACGAACTGGAGCAAGCGCTGCGCCGCGCCGGGGTGCCTTACCGAACCGAGGGCGGCAAGGTGTTTTACAGTCGCGAGGAAATCGCGGCGGTCGTCTGCGGAATTACCGCGCTGGAAGACGCCGACGACTCGGCCGCCTTGGCGCAGTGGTTGGGCAGCGATTTGGTCGGCTTTGCCGATCAAGACCTGCTCGGGCATTTCCTTGCGCGCGGCGACAAGCAGTTTTCCTATATGGATTTGGACGAGGATCTCCTCGACCCGGTGGCCGACGCCCTGCGGCACATGAGGCGCCTGCACGAGCGACGCAATCGGGTTGGCTGCGCGGCGACGGTTCGCGGTCTGTTTGATGCGTTTAGCGCCCTCCCGCAGGCCTACACACTGCCGCGCGCCGAGGTCGCGGTCGCCAACCTGCACAAGGTGCTCGACGCGGCCAGAGGGGCCGACCGCGACGGCCTGCGTTTCGACCAGTTCGTGCGCCAGTGGCGCGACGCCTTTAACGAGCAGCGCGACGAAAGCGACTTTGTCGTCACCGAAGACGCCGACGATGTCGTACACATCATGACGATCCACAAGGCGAAAGGGCTGGACTGGCCGATTGTCGTGCTGATCGACCTGGGCGGCGACGTCACGCGCCGCTACGACACCGTACTGTTTCGGCGGCAGACCGGCGAATTGGCGGTGCGCGTAAAGAAGGGCTACGAAACCGCGAACTACAATGCGATGAGCGATGTGGAATACGAGTTCGAAGATGCCGAGCGGGTGCGGCAGCTTTACGTGGCCATGACCCGGGCGCAGGACCACCTGCTCGTGCCGTTGTTCGGCAAGGTGAAAAAAAAGAAAGCGCCGCAAAAGGGTTATCTCAAATTCCTCGTAAAAGCCGAGGTGATCGACGACGAAATCACGATGCTCAAGCCGTGCGGCGCGGCGGTGCAGACCGTAACCGTCGCCGACTTGGATACCGATCTGGCGCATTACTGGCGATTGCCGCAGGAATTCCGCGACCGGCCGCTGAGCAAGACGGAGCGGGCTGTCTTCGAGCCCTGGCTGCACTACCGGCCTACGACGCTTCCGCCCCTGCCGCCGCCGGTGGAGTTCCGCCCGCCGAGCGAACACGCCGGAGGACCGCCGGTCGGTGGGACGTCTTACGGGCTGGCGATGGGGCAGGCGTTTCATGTCCTGGTCGAGCGCGTGGACCTGGCCGATCCGCTTGCCGATGATGAATCGCTACGAGCTGTCGCGGCGGAATCTGAGTTGGATGACGAACAAACGCAGACGCTGCATCGCTGGTTGCGCAACCTGACGGCGATGCCGGAATTTACGGCGGCGACGGCCGGGCGCGTGTGGCGCGAGGCGTCGTTCACCTGGACGAACTCGGAAGGCGTCGCGTATGCCGGGCAGATCGACATGCTTGCCGAGACCGCGGACGGCTTGTGGGTGCTTGATTACAAAACCGACGGCGTCAACCCGGAGCAGGTGGAGGCGCGGGCGGCGTTCTACGAGTCCCAGGGCCGCGTGTACCGGGATGCGGTTCGCTCGCTGGCGGGCGTGGAGGCCGTGCGCATGGTGCTTTGCTTCGTCGATGCGGCCGTGACCGTCGAAATTTCCTGA
- a CDS encoding PD-(D/E)XK nuclease family protein: MQVAAAGTFAACVDAFVETVTCRRDPLRAVVALVGSHLLRDQIRRRLHEQAGGALNVELITFRDLADRLGRPALSATGRREAGPLYSESLIARLLLEDRRGYFHPVAHFAGTAAALAATFTDLEEAGWTRFPGSPRGAKQKSVAKLFTAYRDELGRRFFTAADALAAAVTRVDRFPRLFGADDLHVVGIYDANPLQQRLLNALGEIVDVRFYLPDVLDPPAMAQAAGGRSASPATPPVETLRILSCPSEIAEVKAIVRRMRRLRREGVPYHDMAVLLRHPDVYADLFFTTLERAGVPSCAPGLCGTVDHPTVRALLALLKLPGSPWGRAAIVGFLSSTVLPDAAAAWRETQTRWPHVSRVARVRRGDDWQTRFTNEPRKLVEDDHDAFHHLGEAAGMLCRGLQAITNANNYAEAVAIFSETAGRFIASDDVLERARDALSKLAVMDAAGLPFELSRFQSKAVAAVSAAAPPPHDKTGVCLTDWITARGSRFACVFVPGCVEQMVPHKKRQDAILLDAERIAISEAAGAPGALPVTAELAREELRLFDIVLRAATDKVCLSVPRLDAGEGRTRLPSHLVLELAGRLSGRALTFGELGGQPFVENIPASRFGPGDPQDAFDEEERRLAVMEALDDPLQRVHYLLATRSEFFERLWERQMERFTAFDSVTPSEGLVTREDVRAALAAWADAKKHWSVSEVESYALCPRRFLFERVLRLESPDDPEAVVALPPDRAGTLLHKLMESLEERLDPAFRDEAQGLLDKLYREVVAENLTGGGVLDEAEHERLLTSMKAMLQLARDQAGRYSYKAVEEQVDLVLKLPDGAPLRLKGRLDRLDERDDGVERIVDFKTGRPSGKIRSKKLAPDNLNAGATLQVPLYAAARATTREADVDCEAAYWFLKNAKGEIQPEVVSFSAEQLVKWRDVLPRILVQLIADVRAGKFVPRPDVAAKADNGYCGYCPYTVICDPRARALLAAKPPLQELYAWLDEVGRADE, translated from the coding sequence ATGCAAGTAGCGGCCGCCGGCACCTTCGCCGCATGCGTCGACGCCTTCGTCGAGACGGTGACCTGTCGCCGCGATCCGCTACGCGCGGTGGTGGCGCTCGTGGGCTCGCATCTGCTACGCGACCAAATCCGCCGGCGGCTGCACGAACAAGCCGGTGGCGCGCTGAACGTTGAACTGATCACCTTCCGAGACCTGGCCGACCGACTCGGGCGCCCGGCGCTCTCGGCCACCGGTCGTCGCGAGGCCGGTCCCTTATACAGCGAATCGTTGATTGCCCGTTTGTTGCTGGAAGACCGGCGCGGCTATTTCCACCCGGTGGCGCATTTTGCGGGCACCGCGGCGGCGCTCGCGGCCACGTTCACCGATTTGGAAGAAGCGGGGTGGACGCGTTTCCCCGGCAGCCCGCGCGGCGCGAAGCAGAAATCGGTGGCGAAACTCTTCACCGCGTACCGGGATGAACTTGGTCGCCGGTTTTTCACGGCGGCGGACGCGTTGGCGGCGGCGGTGACGCGGGTCGACCGCTTTCCGCGACTCTTCGGCGCTGACGATTTGCACGTGGTTGGTATCTACGACGCCAATCCCTTGCAGCAGCGATTGCTCAACGCGCTAGGCGAAATCGTCGACGTGCGATTCTACCTGCCCGACGTGCTCGACCCGCCCGCCATGGCGCAGGCAGCCGGCGGTCGATCGGCCTCACCGGCGACGCCGCCCGTGGAGACCTTGCGCATCCTGTCATGCCCTTCGGAAATCGCCGAGGTGAAAGCCATCGTGCGCCGGATGCGTCGATTGCGCCGCGAGGGCGTGCCGTATCACGACATGGCCGTGCTGCTGCGCCATCCCGACGTGTACGCCGACCTGTTCTTCACAACCCTCGAACGCGCCGGCGTGCCGTCTTGCGCCCCCGGCTTGTGCGGCACAGTCGATCATCCCACTGTGCGGGCGTTGCTGGCGTTGCTCAAGTTGCCGGGCTCGCCGTGGGGACGCGCGGCGATTGTCGGCTTTTTGTCCTCGACGGTTCTGCCCGACGCCGCCGCCGCGTGGCGGGAAACGCAAACCCGGTGGCCGCATGTAAGTCGTGTCGCGCGGGTTCGTCGCGGCGACGATTGGCAAACTCGTTTCACAAACGAGCCGAGGAAGTTGGTCGAAGACGACCACGACGCGTTTCATCATTTGGGAGAAGCGGCGGGCATGCTGTGCCGTGGCTTGCAGGCGATTACGAATGCGAACAACTACGCCGAGGCCGTGGCGATCTTCAGCGAAACCGCGGGCCGCTTCATCGCCTCCGACGACGTGCTGGAACGGGCGCGGGACGCTCTGAGCAAGCTGGCGGTCATGGACGCGGCCGGCCTGCCATTCGAACTGTCTCGCTTCCAGTCCAAGGCCGTCGCCGCCGTAAGCGCCGCCGCGCCGCCGCCGCACGATAAAACCGGTGTGTGCCTAACCGATTGGATCACCGCGCGGGGGTCGCGCTTCGCGTGCGTGTTCGTGCCCGGGTGCGTCGAACAAATGGTGCCGCATAAAAAACGGCAGGACGCCATTCTGCTTGACGCCGAGCGAATCGCCATCAGCGAGGCCGCCGGTGCGCCGGGTGCGTTGCCGGTCACAGCCGAATTGGCGCGCGAGGAACTGCGGCTGTTCGATATCGTGCTGCGCGCCGCGACCGACAAGGTGTGTTTGAGTGTTCCGCGCCTGGATGCCGGTGAGGGGCGCACGCGCCTGCCGAGCCACTTGGTGCTGGAACTGGCCGGCCGCTTGAGCGGGCGCGCGTTGACCTTCGGTGAACTGGGCGGCCAACCTTTCGTCGAGAACATCCCGGCCAGCCGTTTCGGGCCGGGCGATCCGCAAGACGCCTTCGACGAGGAGGAAAGGCGGCTCGCCGTAATGGAAGCGTTGGACGATCCACTGCAGCGCGTTCACTACCTGCTGGCCACGCGCAGTGAATTCTTCGAACGCCTTTGGGAACGGCAGATGGAACGCTTCACCGCCTTCGATTCCGTGACGCCGAGCGAGGGGTTGGTGACGCGAGAGGACGTGCGCGCCGCGCTGGCGGCCTGGGCCGACGCGAAGAAACACTGGTCGGTCTCGGAAGTGGAAAGCTACGCGCTTTGCCCGCGCCGATTCTTGTTCGAGCGAGTACTGCGCCTGGAATCGCCGGATGATCCCGAAGCCGTTGTGGCGCTGCCGCCCGACCGTGCTGGAACGCTGCTGCACAAGTTGATGGAGAGTTTGGAGGAACGCCTCGACCCCGCTTTCCGCGACGAAGCCCAGGGGCTGTTGGACAAACTCTACCGCGAAGTTGTAGCCGAGAACCTCACCGGCGGCGGCGTACTCGATGAAGCCGAGCACGAGCGTCTGTTGACGAGCATGAAGGCGATGCTGCAGTTGGCGCGCGACCAAGCCGGGCGCTACTCGTACAAGGCCGTCGAAGAACAGGTGGACCTCGTACTCAAGTTGCCGGACGGCGCGCCGTTGCGCCTGAAGGGGCGGCTGGACCGCCTGGACGAGCGCGACGATGGCGTCGAACGCATCGTGGATTTCAAAACAGGCAGACCGAGCGGGAAGATTCGCAGTAAAAAACTGGCCCCGGATAACTTGAACGCGGGCGCCACGTTGCAGGTGCCGCTGTATGCCGCGGCCCGCGCGACCACGCGGGAAGCCGACGTGGATTGCGAAGCGGCGTATTGGTTTTTGAAGAACGCAAAAGGAGAAATCCAACCTGAGGTTGTTTCGTTTTCGGCAGAACAACTAGTGAAATGGCGTGATGTGCTGCCGCGCATTCTCGTGCAACTAATCGCCGACGTTCGCGCCGGGAAATTCGTGCCCCGGCCGGATGTCGCGGCGAAAGCCGATAACGGCTACTGCGGCTATTGCCCGTATACCGTGATTTGCGATCCGCGCGCCCGGGCGCTGCTGGCCGCGAAGCCGCCGCTGCAGGAGTTGTACGCATGGTTGGACGAAGTGGGGAGGGCCGATGAGTAA
- a CDS encoding CpsB/CapC family capsule biosynthesis tyrosine phosphatase, which produces MADYIDMHTHLLPGFDDGAEVATESMEILLQAWQAGFRTVVATPHMMGGIYEHDRASVNEAIAELMPEVNRQLPGMRLVPGSEYYLDDRFFEWLEQGALSPIGDGSHVLVELPMLKLSPMYKEFAFRMQIKGFIPILAHPERYADIARRPEMTEVLVDAGYLIQINLGSLSGFYGRRIRRAAEWMLKKRLVDFVGSDSHTPKQAAECFTEGMEVLRDHVGEAGMQRLLVDNPRRVIGGGDNG; this is translated from the coding sequence TTGGCCGATTATATCGACATGCACACGCATCTGTTGCCGGGTTTCGACGACGGCGCCGAGGTCGCCACGGAGTCGATGGAAATCCTGCTGCAAGCGTGGCAGGCCGGTTTTCGTACTGTGGTCGCCACGCCGCACATGATGGGCGGGATCTACGAACACGATCGCGCATCGGTGAACGAGGCGATTGCCGAGTTGATGCCCGAGGTGAACCGGCAATTGCCGGGGATGCGGCTTGTGCCGGGCAGCGAGTACTATCTGGACGATCGCTTTTTCGAATGGCTGGAGCAAGGCGCGTTGTCCCCGATCGGCGACGGAAGTCACGTCTTGGTGGAATTACCTATGCTCAAGCTGTCGCCGATGTATAAGGAGTTCGCCTTTCGGATGCAAATCAAAGGATTCATACCGATTTTGGCGCACCCGGAGCGTTACGCGGACATCGCCCGACGGCCGGAAATGACGGAAGTACTCGTTGATGCGGGTTACTTGATCCAGATCAATCTTGGAAGCCTCTCCGGGTTCTACGGGCGCCGCATTCGTCGGGCGGCGGAGTGGATGCTCAAAAAAAGATTAGTAGATTTCGTGGGCTCGGACTCTCACACGCCAAAACAGGCCGCCGAGTGTTTCACGGAAGGAATGGAAGTTTTGCGGGACCATGTCGGTGAGGCGGGAATGCAGCGCCTGCTGGTCGACAACCCGCGCCGTGTCATAGGGGGAGGAGACAATGGCTGA